TAAGTCATCTTGCCATGTTCTTTCTCCATCAATTCCACCATTATCAAATCCATTTTGACTTCCAGGAGCCGTATGTAAATCTATCATCACTTTCATTCCTGCTTCATGAATAAAATCCATCGCTTTATCCAAGTATTTAATAGGCGTATGATAGGGATATGGAAAAACAAAATCTTCTGGAAAGAGCCACCATGGAACCGGAATTCTTACTAGATTAATTCCTGCATTTTTTAACCAAAAAATATCTTCAATTGTAATCCAAGATTCCCAGTGTTTTTCCAAAGCTTTTTTGGCAAAAGGATGATTACAAACAAAAGAAGTTTCACATCTTTTTGGTATATTATATTCTTCAAACATTTCTGGTTTCATCCATTTTTCAAGGACAAACCATCCACCGAGATTTACAGCTTTTATTTTTTCCATTTTTTTTGGCCCTTTAGGAATAGATTAATGTCATAATTGAATGAGGTAAAGATTTGAATCCTTTTGAGAGATTATTTAATTCTACTTCAAACGTTTCTTCTTCATCGGTTTTATTAAGTACAATCAAAACGATATCTTTGTTTGGATTCTCAAAGCCAATCACTTCAAGAGAAGCGTTGTTTGTTAAAGTAGTATTGATTCGAAATGCTTTAGGTAAAACATATTTTGAAATTTGACCTATATAATAATAGGATGATTCTAAGATTAAATTTTCAGGATAAATATCAATAATGATTGGACTGTCACATACGTTATTTACATGATTAGGTCCACCTAAATTATCTAAAAATAGATTCCAATCAATATATCCTTGACACCAATTAGAAAGATCTCCAAACATATTGGTTGCATATTTTTCGCCTGTTTCCCAGTCTTTAAAGTGTACACCCATTTCAACGCAACCCTCTGTAAATAATAGCCCTTTATCGGGGTAGAGGTCATGAACTTTACCTACATTTTCAAATGCATCACTTACGTACCAATGAAATCCAGTTCCCCATACATATTGACTTGCTTCTTTGTCTTCATAGATTGGTTTTACTCTTTCAACAATAACATCTCTATTATGGTCCCAAACAAGAATTTTTACATCTTTTGCACTTGAATTTTTCATAGTAGGTCCAAGATGGTATTTTAAAAAATCCCTTTCTTCGATTGCTGAATATATGCAAGAATCCCATCTTTGAACCGCTGCAGGTTCATTTTGAATGGTGACTCCCCAAATAGATAAATTGGCTTTTCGATATGCTTCAATAAATTTAACAAAATAATTTGCCCAAGCAGGAGCAAACTCTTTTAAAAGATGCCCTCCTTTAATGGGGGAATGATTGTCTTTCATAAAAGCAGGAGGCGTCCAAGGTGACGCTAAAAGATTAATCTTTTGTTTTGCTATTTGTTCCGCTTGCTTAATCGTAGGAATCACATATTTAAAATCCCGAGAAATATCAAACGTTTTTAAGTCAGAATCTCCTTCTTCTATGTAGGTATAACTACTTAAAGAGAAATCACATCCATGAATGGAAACTCGCCCTATTGTATACCCAATGCCTTCTTCTGGATCAAAATATAGCTTCAAGGCTTTTTCTCTTACTTTATCATTAACTCGAAAAAGATTATAACAAGCAGATTCAGTAAAAGCACCACCGAAGCCAATGATTTCTTGATATTTTATGAGTGGGTTTACTTGAATTTTTATTTTCGAATTTTGGCTTTTATTAAAAAGAGTATCAACTTCACTAAGGCGATAAGCAGTATCCTTTGCCGTAGCTATTACTTTAATCATATGTGCATTCTCCTTTAGCTATGTAACTGTTTACATACACTATTATACTACGTCTACTTTTAAAATTCAACAAAGATGTTAAGAGAAAAAAAAGGTTGTTTCCAACCTTATTCTTCAATTATTTTATAGTATCTGACATAATCAATTAAAAATGGAGATGGGTAATCTTTAACATTAACATCTCCGCCCCAGGTACCGCCAATTGCTTGATTTAGAATCAAGTAATAAGGTTTATCAAAAGGCCATCCAAGTTCAGAAGTATCATATCCTTCTTCTATTTTGTCATAATGTGCGAATAGTTTTTCATTTATAAAAAATTCAATATAGTCTTTTGTCCAATCCATTGCATACACTTGAAAATCAGAAGTGATTCCTTCTAAATATTCAAAATGAGTTCGTTGAGTTCTTTGAACATGATTAAAAAGTTCGGTGTGTAAGCTTACGTGAATGTTATCAAATAAATGAGAAACATGCTCCATAATATCAATTTCACCACATCTAGGCCATGAACTTTTTTTCTCTTTAAAGTCAATTGGAAGCAGCCAAATTGCAGGCCACGAACCCTTCGCAGTCGGAACTTTGGCTTTCACCTCAATACGGCCGTACATAAAATGTTTCTTTTGATATGTCGTAAGTCTTGCAGAAGTGTAGGGAGAATCTTCAAAAGGCTCAACTCGTCCTTCAATATTTAAAATTGAATTCTTAATAGTTGAATTTTTTCCATCAGTGTAATATTGAGGCTCACCATTCCCCCATTTTTTACTGCCTGTATCGAAACTCCATTTTGTGGGGTCTGGTAATCCATCAACGTCAAATTCATCTGACCAATCTAAGATATACTTCTTCATTTTTTTCCCTCCAATACAATTTTAATCGTTCCATCTTTTTCAATCATTGATTCCGTTAGAACAAAACGATTATTATGGCACACATATAGTTTATCATTTATTAAGACTTTTTCAATCTGATACGTTCCATATTCGAGTTGGGATGGATTTAAAAAGCTTATATGAAGCAATTTTGAATGAAAAACGACATTTAAAGACGCAATGCCTTCTCGGAAATGATGTTTTAATAATTTTGGTTTGATAACAAAATCACCAAAACAACCATCAATTCCATATACTTGCTCCACAATAGATAAAATAACCCACGAAGCGGATCCAGTGAGATAATGATACATTCCTCTACCAAGAGGATCAAAATATTCTGGGATTCCTGGCAATATTTTTGACTTTTGAATATCGATTGAGTAAAGGTATATATCTTCTATAACTTTATTTCCTTCAAAAACAAATCCGTTTTCGAGCAGAGAATACGCATACATTAACGTCATATGAGAAAAAAATGCACCATTTTCTTTATGACCATAGGCAAATCCCATAAATCGACCTAAATCCATTTTATTTTCCCCAAAATCTGTATTTAAATGATACGAATTAATTTTTGAATCAAATAAATATTTCTTTGTAGATTCAATGATTTTTGTAATTTGATTGGTTGAAGCTACTTTTGCCATTAAAGGAAATACTTGCCCTGTTAAGGTCATTCTAATGTTTTCTGGATTGGCTGACTCAACTCGTACTCCATTATTGTTGTAATAGCCATTGTAAAATCCTGTCTCTTTATTGGGAGAAGATAGCCATTCATTCTCATTTAAATGTTGTTTCATAAACAAATATTTTTTTTCTAAATCTAAAATCAATTTATCTATGTCAACTAATACAGTTGTTCCAGAAACTTTGTTTTTAATCAGACTAAAATATTGAAACAATCGTTTTTGTTTTTCTATCGGATTGTCATATGAAATTGGTGAATCTATTGTATCTAACAAAAGCAAAATTTCTTCTAGTAATTCTATTTTTTGAATTCCTTTTTCTCGTAATTTATCTAAAATAACAATTATTTTAGTTAAATTTCCTGTATATAGAAAGGTGAACGCAACGGTTTCTCCGTTTTTGCTCGCCATATCGAATCCATCGTTCCAATCCCCATCTTCGATTCGGATATTTCCGTGTTTTCCTACGTTAAAAAAAGCTGTAAGATTTTCGATTAATATATGTTCAAGCACGGTTCCTTTATAGGGAATGTTTTTACGTGTTAACAAGTCATGTCCATCTGCTTCCTGATAATCAGTGTCAACTTGTCTGGTATAAAAAGAAAATTTGTCTTTAAAATATCCTTCCTTCTCAAACAGGAGATCTAAATCCCCTGTGCGTTGAATATACAGATTCGTGGTCATAAATGGCCAAGCTCCATGATCAGACCACACTCTAACTATATGATTTCTGTCTGCTAAGAATTCTCCTTTGTTAGAACCAATGATTGTAGCGTTTGTTCCATCAATTCGAACACCTTTTAAATAACTAATAATGTTTTCTCTAACATCTGTAGGGTTTTTTAAAATTAGTTCTAATGAATCTTGCCATAAATCACGCCACCCTCTTCCTCCTCTTCCATAATCATGATGAGGTAAATAAGAGTTTCCATAAATTCTCCTTGCGAGCGGTTGAAGTCCAACTTGTCTTAACCAACAAGACATTGCTTGAGAACCAATATGAAAGTCAGATGTTTTTAAATCATTTTGCCAAAATAGTTTGTTTTGTTCTAATAAACTGTCAAACCTTGCAAATGTAAAATATTCCTCTTGATTTTGAGCAAATGTATCAAGATTTTTTTCCATTTCAAAATACAACAAAAAATCCAGTTTTTCATTGGGAGAAAGAGTAATTTCTGAAAATTCTAATCCTCCAATCGCTTCATAGCCTGATAAAATATCGCCGATTTTATAGTGATTATCTAAATTTTTCATAGGAACATCTGGATAAAATAAATCCGCACCTTCTCCAATAAATTCTTGAAGAATTGGCCAGTATTTTGAAACCTCTTTGTGTTTCGAAGACATAGCGAAAACGCCATATGCCATTCCGTTTTCTTGATGTC
The sequence above is drawn from the Bacillota bacterium genome and encodes:
- a CDS encoding glycoside hydrolase family 16 protein codes for the protein MKKYILDWSDEFDVDGLPDPTKWSFDTGSKKWGNGEPQYYTDGKNSTIKNSILNIEGRVEPFEDSPYTSARLTTYQKKHFMYGRIEVKAKVPTAKGSWPAIWLLPIDFKEKKSSWPRCGEIDIMEHVSHLFDNIHVSLHTELFNHVQRTQRTHFEYLEGITSDFQVYAMDWTKDYIEFFINEKLFAHYDKIEEGYDTSELGWPFDKPYYLILNQAIGGTWGGDVNVKDYPSPFLIDYVRYYKIIEE
- a CDS encoding cellobiose phosphorylase, translating into MNKTKTNFHDDGSYTIQNIDDYSYLYFPLFNYFGMKSAITPTLHGDFKIDQNHFGMIPVSQDDLKNPLNARNIFFRVDNQLWNITGLTPNQKMEKDIVTLENGLLYQTIERENSKFKVKVTSFVPTINKWMELHKITFENISQKSLKVKTVMGTPIYGRSADNLRDHRQVTSLLNRIQINQNGIINHPSLSFDERGHQENGMAYGVFAMSSKHKEVSKYWPILQEFIGEGADLFYPDVPMKNLDNHYKIGDILSGYEAIGGLEFSEITLSPNEKLDFLLYFEMEKNLDTFAQNQEEYFTFARFDSLLEQNKLFWQNDLKTSDFHIGSQAMSCWLRQVGLQPLARRIYGNSYLPHHDYGRGGRGWRDLWQDSLELILKNPTDVRENIISYLKGVRIDGTNATIIGSNKGEFLADRNHIVRVWSDHGAWPFMTTNLYIQRTGDLDLLFEKEGYFKDKFSFYTRQVDTDYQEADGHDLLTRKNIPYKGTVLEHILIENLTAFFNVGKHGNIRIEDGDWNDGFDMASKNGETVAFTFLYTGNLTKIIVILDKLREKGIQKIELLEEILLLLDTIDSPISYDNPIEKQKRLFQYFSLIKNKVSGTTVLVDIDKLILDLEKKYLFMKQHLNENEWLSSPNKETGFYNGYYNNNGVRVESANPENIRMTLTGQVFPLMAKVASTNQITKIIESTKKYLFDSKINSYHLNTDFGENKMDLGRFMGFAYGHKENGAFFSHMTLMYAYSLLENGFVFEGNKVIEDIYLYSIDIQKSKILPGIPEYFDPLGRGMYHYLTGSASWVILSIVEQVYGIDGCFGDFVIKPKLLKHHFREGIASLNVVFHSKLLHISFLNPSQLEYGTYQIEKVLINDKLYVCHNNRFVLTESMIEKDGTIKIVLEGKK
- a CDS encoding glucosylceramidase — its product is MIKVIATAKDTAYRLSEVDTLFNKSQNSKIKIQVNPLIKYQEIIGFGGAFTESACYNLFRVNDKVREKALKLYFDPEEGIGYTIGRVSIHGCDFSLSSYTYIEEGDSDLKTFDISRDFKYVIPTIKQAEQIAKQKINLLASPWTPPAFMKDNHSPIKGGHLLKEFAPAWANYFVKFIEAYRKANLSIWGVTIQNEPAAVQRWDSCIYSAIEERDFLKYHLGPTMKNSSAKDVKILVWDHNRDVIVERVKPIYEDKEASQYVWGTGFHWYVSDAFENVGKVHDLYPDKGLLFTEGCVEMGVHFKDWETGEKYATNMFGDLSNWCQGYIDWNLFLDNLGGPNHVNNVCDSPIIIDIYPENLILESSYYYIGQISKYVLPKAFRINTTLTNNASLEVIGFENPNKDIVLIVLNKTDEEETFEVELNNLSKGFKSLPHSIMTLIYS